In one uncultured Pseudodesulfovibrio sp. genomic region, the following are encoded:
- a CDS encoding glycosyltransferase family 9 protein yields MNPTAAERTPVVFRLGHMGDVALITGVLSHWHRTHGETFVVVTREGNLPLLENHPAVTGTVGLTDKDLTDSGWLRRTGELARRFAGAPLYDLHGTLRSRMLALRWKGEVRRYPKFGITRRLFERTRSDRFRAKLETLNVPQRYALARDDAPPPREVLLPTVHLTETEQAEAATRLAPLSGDKPLIALHPYATHPSKQWPMESWIALTALLDGAGFDWFVVGRNQTPLLPAHDRDLTNATGLRATCALLGRADLLVTGDSGPMHLAAGVGTPVVALFGPTARAWGFYPAGPRDTVLEHALACRPCSLHGAKQCTRGFECMTLTRPEAVLDAVRAVLG; encoded by the coding sequence ATGAATCCGACCGCAGCCGAGCGCACCCCCGTGGTCTTCCGACTGGGACACATGGGCGATGTGGCCCTGATCACCGGTGTCCTGTCCCACTGGCACCGGACCCACGGCGAGACCTTCGTGGTCGTGACCCGCGAGGGGAACCTTCCGCTGCTTGAAAACCACCCCGCCGTGACCGGGACCGTGGGACTGACCGACAAAGACCTGACCGACTCCGGCTGGCTGCGCCGGACCGGCGAGCTGGCCCGCCGGTTCGCGGGCGCGCCCCTCTACGACCTGCACGGCACCCTGCGTTCGCGCATGCTCGCCCTGCGCTGGAAAGGCGAGGTCCGCCGCTACCCCAAGTTCGGCATCACCCGCAGACTCTTCGAGCGCACCCGGTCCGATCGGTTCCGCGCAAAGCTCGAAACCCTGAACGTGCCGCAGCGCTACGCCCTGGCCCGGGACGACGCCCCGCCGCCGCGCGAAGTCCTGCTGCCAACCGTCCATCTGACCGAAACGGAACAGGCCGAAGCCGCGACGCGCCTCGCCCCGCTGTCCGGCGATAAGCCTCTGATCGCCCTGCACCCTTACGCCACCCATCCGTCCAAGCAATGGCCCATGGAAAGCTGGATCGCCCTGACCGCGCTGCTCGACGGTGCCGGATTCGACTGGTTCGTGGTGGGCCGGAACCAGACCCCGCTCCTGCCGGCCCACGACCGGGACCTGACCAACGCCACCGGCCTGCGTGCCACCTGCGCGCTTCTTGGCCGGGCGGACCTGCTGGTCACCGGCGATTCCGGCCCCATGCACCTGGCCGCCGGGGTGGGTACCCCCGTGGTCGCCCTGTTCGGGCCCACGGCCCGCGCCTGGGGGTTCTATCCCGCCGGGCCGCGCGATACGGTCCTGGAACACGCCCTTGCCTGCCGCCCCTGCTCCCTGCACGGCGCGAAACAGTGCACGCGCGGGTTCGAGTGCATGACCCTGACCCGGCCCGAAGCGGTCCTCGACGCGGTCCGCGCCGTCCTCGGCTGA